The following nucleotide sequence is from Microbulbifer sp. A4B17.
AATGATCGGCGTGACCAGGTTATGGAGCGGGTGCAAAGCGCCATCTCCGAGGGCCGCCAGGCCTACTGGGTTTGCACTCTTATCGAGGAATCGGAAAGCCTGCAGGCCCAGGCCGCAGAATCCACCGCCGAAGAGCTCGCCGAAATGCTCGAAGGCGCTCGCGTAGCCTTGGTGCATGGTCGCCTGAAGCCTGAGCAAAAAGAGCAGGTGATGAGCGCCTTCAAGGCCGGGGAAGTGGATTTACTGGTGGCTACCACCGTGATTGAAGTGGGCGTCGACGTGCCCAATGCCAGCCTGATGATTATCGAGAACCCCGAGCGCCTGGGCCTGGCCCAGTTGCACCAGTTGCGCGGCAGGGTGGGGCGCGGCTCCATCGCCAGCCACTGCGTGCTGTTGTACGGCACACCGCTATCGCAGAATGGCCGAGCCCGCTTGCAAGCGCTGCGTCAACACAGTGATGGTTTTGCTATTGCGGAGGAGGATTTACGTCTGCGCGGTCCCGGTGAAATCCTCGGCACCCGCCAAACTGGGGAGATCCAGCACCGTATCGCAGACTTGCAGAGGGATGCTGAGCTGCTGCCGCAAGTGCAAAAAATTGCTATTTCCCCTCAATTGACAGAGGGGATGCGACAGCAGTTGATTAAACGCTGGTTACAGAACAAGCCCCGATTCGCCGAGGCCTGAGGAGAGCGCCCTAGTGGGCGCCTACTGTGTTGTTGTCGTTAATGCTGACACTCTTGTAATTGGCATCGTAGTAAGTCTCTTCGTCCAGTGCGCCTTCACTCTTCGCCACCACACTACTCACTACCGCATCACCGGTAATATTGACCGCCGTACGCACCATATCCAGCAGGCGATCAACGCCAATCACAATGGCAATCCCCTCAAGCGGCAGACCCACCTGCTGCAATACCATACCCAACATAATCAGGCCGACGCCGGGCACCCCAGCAGTACCAATAGACGCCAGAGTTGCTGTCAGGATCACCGTCAGAAAGCCGGTCAGGCCGATCTCAATTCCAAAGAACTGAGCAATAAAGACCGTAGCCACACCCTGCATAATCGCGGTGCCATCCATATTGATAGTCGCACCTAGGGGAACTGTGAATGCAGCAATTTTATTATCCACACCCAGGCGCTTCTCTACCGTCGACAAAGTCACCGGGATAGTGGCAGCAGAGGAAGCGGTACTGAAGGCGAATACCATAGTCGACCACATTTTCTTCAGTAGCTCTAAGGGATTGAGCCCACTCAGCAGCTTCAGAATCACCGAGTAAGTACCCAATGCATGCAGAAGCAGGGCACAGAGCACGACCAGGAAATACTTTCCGAGTTGTATCAAACCTCCAAACCCAAGGTCAGCAAAGGTTTTCGCCAGCAGCGCAAAAACGCCATAGGGGGCAAATACCATCAATACACCAACCATGCGCAGTACAACGGAGTTGAGGTCATTAAAGAAAGCGGCGATACGCTGGCCCGGCTCACCGCAACGGGAAATCGCATAGCCCATCAACAAAGCAAATACGATAATCTGCAGCATATTTCCCTCAGCCATAGCGGCTACAGGGTTGGTCGGGAATATATTGACCAGCACCTCGGAAAGCGGTGGGGACTCCTTCGGCACAAATGTTGAAGCGGCTTCAGCTGCAGTCTCATTAACACCAACTCCGGGCTGGAAGATCAATGCCAGACACAATGCCAAAGTAATGGCGATGGCCGTTGTCACCATATAGAGAAGGACAGTTTTACCCGCCAGCGGCCCAATTCGGCTGCCCTCCGATAGGGCACAAGCACCGCTGATCAGCGAGACCAGGACCAAAGGTACCACCATCAACTTCAGCGACGCGATAAAGATACGGCCGATAACATCGAACAGACCTTCGGTCAGGTAGAGATTAATAGCACTGTTCACACCAGCACCGAACAGCTGGCTCATATTCAAGTAATTAAATAAACACCCCACGGCAATGCCCGTAAGCATTCCCACTAAGATTTTAGTCGTAAGCCCCATAACAAGCTTCTCTTTATGAATCGTTGTTTTCATTGCAGTGAGCACTATATCCATTGCCGTGCTGGGGAGCAAAAATGCAACAGGGAGAGACCTGCTGCACCGGCCG
It contains:
- a CDS encoding dicarboxylate/amino acid:cation symporter, with the translated sequence MGLTTKILVGMLTGIAVGCLFNYLNMSQLFGAGVNSAINLYLTEGLFDVIGRIFIASLKLMVVPLVLVSLISGACALSEGSRIGPLAGKTVLLYMVTTAIAITLALCLALIFQPGVGVNETAAEAASTFVPKESPPLSEVLVNIFPTNPVAAMAEGNMLQIIVFALLMGYAISRCGEPGQRIAAFFNDLNSVVLRMVGVLMVFAPYGVFALLAKTFADLGFGGLIQLGKYFLVVLCALLLHALGTYSVILKLLSGLNPLELLKKMWSTMVFAFSTASSAATIPVTLSTVEKRLGVDNKIAAFTVPLGATINMDGTAIMQGVATVFIAQFFGIEIGLTGFLTVILTATLASIGTAGVPGVGLIMLGMVLQQVGLPLEGIAIVIGVDRLLDMVRTAVNITGDAVVSSVVAKSEGALDEETYYDANYKSVSINDNNTVGAH